Proteins encoded within one genomic window of Bacillus sp. F19:
- a CDS encoding DUF5698 domain-containing protein gives MVLIILLINIVYVSFFTIRMILTLKGQRYLAAFISTIEVVIYVIGLGLVLDNLNEIQNLIAYAIGYGIGVIVGMKIEEKLALGYITVNVISTESERDLPAILRDRGYGVTDWMANGREGDRLAMQILTPRKYELNLYAAIKELDPKAFIIAFEPKTIHGGFWVKAVRRSKIEV, from the coding sequence ATGGTGTTAATCATCTTGCTCATCAATATTGTTTACGTATCATTTTTTACGATACGCATGATTTTGACGTTAAAGGGTCAGCGGTATCTAGCGGCTTTTATCAGTACGATTGAGGTTGTTATATATGTCATTGGCCTTGGGCTGGTGCTGGATAATTTAAATGAGATTCAGAACTTAATTGCCTATGCTATTGGGTATGGGATTGGTGTTATTGTCGGGATGAAAATTGAAGAGAAGCTTGCTCTTGGGTATATTACGGTTAATGTGATTTCTACTGAAAGTGAGAGAGATTTGCCTGCGATTTTAAGAGATCGCGGATATGGTGTGACAGACTGGATGGCAAATGGGCGCGAGGGAGACCGTTTGGCGATGCAGATTCTCACGCCGCGCAAATATGAATTAAATTTGTATGCAGCTATTAAGGAGCTTGATCCGAAGGCGTTTATTATTGCTTTTGAACCGAAAACCATACACGGCGGTTTCTGGGTGAAGGCTGTAAGAAGGAGCAAGATTGAAGTATGA
- a CDS encoding NETI motif-containing protein — protein MTDKPKKRKFEVLEGETIDSCLSRMQKEGYMPVRRMEEPIFKEEKINGVIEVVPYGKKIVFEGKLI, from the coding sequence ATGACAGATAAACCTAAAAAGCGAAAGTTTGAGGTGCTGGAGGGCGAGACCATTGACAGCTGTCTTTCCCGTATGCAAAAAGAGGGTTATATGCCTGTAAGAAGAATGGAAGAACCCATCTTTAAAGAAGAGAAGATAAATGGTGTAATTGAAGTGGTACCTTATGGTAAAAAGATTGTTTTTGAAGGGAAATTGATCTAA
- the purE gene encoding 5-(carboxyamino)imidazole ribonucleotide mutase: MEAAVGIIMGSTSDWETMKHACDILDELQVPYEKKVVSAHRTPDYMFEYAEDARNRGLKVIIAGAGGAAHLPGMVAAKTTLPVIGVPVQSKALNGMDSLLSIVQMPGGVPVATVAIGKAGAVNAGLLAAQILSITNQEIAEALETRREQTRKNVLESSDELV, encoded by the coding sequence ATGGAAGCAGCAGTTGGGATTATTATGGGAAGCACGTCTGACTGGGAAACAATGAAGCATGCGTGCGATATTTTAGATGAGCTGCAGGTGCCTTACGAGAAAAAAGTCGTTTCGGCGCATCGTACACCTGATTATATGTTTGAATACGCAGAAGATGCTAGAAATAGAGGACTAAAGGTTATTATTGCAGGGGCCGGGGGTGCAGCGCATTTGCCTGGCATGGTAGCAGCGAAGACAACGCTCCCTGTTATCGGAGTGCCTGTTCAGTCAAAAGCGCTGAATGGCATGGACTCCCTGTTGTCGATTGTTCAAATGCCTGGAGGCGTTCCGGTTGCAACGGTTGCGATCGGAAAAGCTGGTGCGGTAAACGCAGGGCTGCTTGCTGCACAAATTTTATCGATTACAAACCAAGAGATCGCAGAAGCACTGGAAACAAGACGTGAACAAACGAGAAAAAATGTGCTGGAAAGCAGTGATGAGCTTGTCTAA
- the purK gene encoding 5-(carboxyamino)imidazole ribonucleotide synthase, with protein MCWKAVMSLSNKTILPGSTIGIIGGGQLGRMMTVAAKSMGYDVAVLDPAPNSPCGQLADYEITASYNDLSAIKKLAELSDVITYEFENIDYEALKWIEENACLPQGSVLLSLTQDRETEKKAITDAGCKVADYRIVKTEEELSSAVSELQYPCVLKTCRGGYDGKGQAVIRLESDIPAARDLLKSGTCILEKWVSFEKEISVIAARNSDGEISSFPIAENIHVNNILHQSIVPARIQEEVAEEARKQADKLAKAFSLVGTLSVEMFVTKDGEVFINELAPRPHNSGHYTIDLCETDQFEQHIRAVCNLPLGKPALLHPGLMVNVLGEHMPLVLNNLSLFREGKIYLYGKKEAKHKRKMGHVTFLTEAIEQTETQINKLWDQQ; from the coding sequence ATGTGCTGGAAAGCAGTGATGAGCTTGTCTAACAAAACAATATTGCCAGGTTCCACGATTGGAATTATCGGCGGCGGTCAGCTTGGCCGAATGATGACGGTGGCTGCGAAAAGCATGGGATATGATGTGGCGGTTTTAGATCCTGCACCGAACTCACCATGCGGTCAGCTAGCAGACTATGAAATTACCGCTTCCTATAATGATTTATCAGCGATAAAGAAGCTTGCTGAACTTAGTGATGTGATAACCTACGAGTTTGAAAACATAGATTACGAGGCTTTGAAGTGGATTGAAGAGAATGCCTGCCTTCCTCAAGGTTCTGTTCTTCTCTCTTTAACTCAAGATCGCGAGACAGAGAAAAAAGCGATTACAGACGCGGGCTGCAAGGTTGCGGACTACCGGATTGTCAAAACGGAAGAAGAACTTTCCTCTGCTGTAAGCGAACTTCAGTATCCATGTGTTTTGAAAACATGCAGAGGTGGCTACGATGGTAAAGGGCAGGCTGTGATCAGGCTGGAAAGTGATATACCTGCAGCCCGAGACCTATTAAAAAGCGGTACATGTATTCTGGAAAAATGGGTGTCTTTTGAAAAAGAGATCTCGGTGATTGCTGCCAGAAACTCTGATGGAGAGATCAGCTCCTTCCCTATTGCAGAAAACATTCATGTAAACAATATTCTTCATCAAAGCATCGTGCCTGCAAGGATACAGGAAGAGGTTGCCGAAGAAGCAAGAAAACAGGCAGATAAGCTTGCAAAAGCGTTTAGCCTGGTCGGTACCCTTTCCGTTGAAATGTTTGTGACGAAAGATGGAGAAGTATTTATAAATGAACTTGCTCCAAGACCGCACAATTCCGGTCATTACACGATTGATCTTTGCGAGACGGATCAATTTGAGCAGCACATCAGAGCTGTATGCAATCTGCCGCTCGGGAAGCCGGCGCTGCTGCATCCTGGACTGATGGTCAACGTTTTAGGCGAACACATGCCGCTTGTTTTAAATAATCTTTCGTTATTCCGCGAAGGTAAGATATACTTGTACGGTAAAAAAGAGGCGAAGCACAAACGGAAAATGGGGCACGTCACTTTTTTAACAGAAGCAATCGAACAGACAGAAACACAGATCAACAAACTATGGGATCAACAATAG
- the purB gene encoding adenylosuccinate lyase — protein sequence MIERYTRPEMGAIWTEENRFKAWLEVEILACEAWAELGHIPKEDVKLLRQNASFDINRIKEIEEETRHDVVAFTRAVSETLGEERKWVHYGLTSTDVVDTALSYLLKQANDILLKDIENFVEILKNKAIEHKYTVMMGRTHGVHAEPTTFGLKLGLWYEEMKRNLERFKRSAEGIEFGKMSGAVGTYANIDPFVEAYVCEKLGLQAAPISTQTLQRDRHADYMSTLALIATSIEKFATEVRGLQKSETREVEEFFAKGQKGSSAMPHKRNPIGSENMTGLARVIRGYMMTAYENVPLWHERDISHSSAERIILPDATIALNYMLNRFGNIVKNLTVFPENMKRNMDRTLGLIYSQRVLLALIDSGMTREQAYDIVQPKAMEAWEKQVPFRSLVEADGTITDRLSSELIEDCFDYNYHLKGVDTIFERLGL from the coding sequence ATGATTGAACGCTACACAAGACCTGAAATGGGTGCTATTTGGACGGAAGAAAACCGTTTTAAAGCTTGGCTTGAGGTTGAAATTCTTGCATGTGAAGCATGGGCTGAGCTTGGGCATATCCCAAAGGAAGACGTAAAGCTGCTTCGCCAAAATGCGTCATTTGATATTAACCGCATCAAGGAAATCGAAGAAGAAACACGCCACGACGTTGTTGCTTTTACTAGAGCTGTTTCTGAAACGCTTGGAGAAGAAAGAAAATGGGTGCATTACGGCTTAACTTCAACGGATGTAGTTGACACAGCCCTTTCTTATCTTTTGAAGCAGGCTAACGATATTCTTTTAAAAGACATCGAAAACTTTGTTGAAATCTTAAAAAACAAGGCGATTGAACACAAATACACCGTTATGATGGGCCGTACACATGGTGTACACGCTGAGCCTACGACGTTTGGACTTAAGCTTGGATTATGGTACGAAGAAATGAAACGCAACTTAGAGCGCTTCAAGCGTTCAGCAGAAGGCATTGAATTTGGAAAAATGTCCGGCGCAGTTGGCACATATGCAAACATCGATCCTTTTGTTGAAGCATATGTGTGTGAAAAGTTAGGCTTGCAGGCAGCTCCAATCTCTACACAGACCTTGCAGCGCGACCGTCACGCAGATTATATGAGCACACTTGCATTAATCGCAACGTCAATTGAAAAATTCGCAACAGAGGTTCGCGGTCTTCAAAAGAGTGAAACACGCGAGGTTGAGGAATTCTTCGCAAAAGGTCAAAAAGGATCTTCTGCTATGCCTCACAAACGCAACCCGATCGGTTCTGAAAACATGACAGGTCTTGCAAGGGTCATCCGCGGCTACATGATGACAGCTTACGAAAATGTGCCGCTATGGCATGAGCGTGACATCTCACACTCATCTGCAGAGCGTATTATTCTGCCGGATGCAACCATTGCTTTGAACTACATGCTGAACCGCTTCGGCAACATCGTGAAGAACTTGACTGTTTTCCCTGAAAATATGAAGCGCAACATGGACCGCACTCTTGGTCTTATTTATTCACAGCGCGTCCTTCTTGCTCTGATTGATTCAGGTATGACACGCGAGCAGGCTTACGATATCGTGCAGCCAAAAGCAATGGAAGCATGGGAAAAACAAGTGCCATTCCGCAGCCTTGTAGAAGCGGATGGAACGATCACAGACCGTCTATCAAGTGAACTCATTGAAGACTGCTTTGATTACAACTACCACTTAAAAGGTGTAGATACAATATTTGAACGCTTAGGTCTTTAA
- a CDS encoding phosphoribosylaminoimidazolesuccinocarboxamide synthase gives MQKLNLLYEGKAKQIYRTNEDAVLLVSYKNSATAFNGEKKAEIEGKGRLNNEISTLLFEKLAENGIESHFIKRLSQTEQLVREVSIVPLEVVVRNIMAGSLSKRLGIEEGTPLKTPIVEFYYKNDDLGDPLITEDHIELLEAATKEQVHQLKEAALKVNQVLISHFKNCGIRLVDFKLEFGLTKDGTLLLADEISPDTCRLWDEKTNEKFDKDVFRRDIGSLTDAYSEILNRLGGETACTK, from the coding sequence ATTCAAAAGTTGAACCTGCTTTATGAAGGCAAGGCGAAGCAAATTTACCGCACAAATGAAGATGCTGTTTTGCTAGTTTCATATAAAAACTCTGCAACAGCGTTTAATGGTGAGAAGAAAGCCGAAATCGAAGGGAAAGGCCGTTTAAATAATGAAATCTCGACGCTGCTGTTTGAAAAGCTTGCCGAGAATGGCATTGAGAGTCATTTTATTAAAAGACTTTCCCAAACGGAGCAGCTTGTAAGAGAGGTTTCGATTGTGCCGCTTGAGGTCGTTGTCCGGAACATCATGGCAGGAAGCCTTTCAAAGCGACTTGGAATAGAGGAAGGAACACCGCTTAAAACTCCAATTGTAGAATTCTATTATAAAAATGATGATTTAGGTGATCCTCTGATTACTGAAGATCACATTGAACTCCTTGAGGCTGCAACGAAAGAGCAAGTACATCAGCTGAAGGAAGCAGCGTTAAAAGTGAATCAAGTCTTGATCAGCCACTTCAAAAACTGCGGCATCCGCTTGGTCGACTTTAAATTGGAATTTGGTTTAACAAAGGATGGCACACTGCTTTTAGCAGATGAGATTTCGCCTGATACGTGCCGGTTATGGGACGAAAAAACGAATGAAAAGTTTGATAAAGATGTTTTCCGCCGTGATATCGGCAGCTTAACAGATGCATACTCAGAAATTTTAAATCGTTTAGGAGGAGAAACAGCATGTACAAAGTAA
- the purS gene encoding phosphoribosylformylglycinamidine synthase subunit PurS has product MYKVKVFVTLRESVLDPQGSAVQHALHSMNYKEVNDVRIGKYMELTIEKTERDLDATVREMCEKLLANTVIEDYRYEVEEVVAQ; this is encoded by the coding sequence ATGTACAAAGTAAAGGTATTCGTTACACTCAGAGAAAGCGTTCTTGATCCACAGGGAAGCGCGGTACAGCACGCATTGCACAGCATGAACTACAAAGAGGTTAACGATGTTAGGATTGGAAAGTACATGGAGCTTACGATTGAAAAGACTGAGCGTGACTTGGACGCGACTGTTCGTGAAATGTGCGAAAAGCTGCTTGCAAACACAGTCATCGAAGATTACCGCTATGAGGTGGAGGAGGTTGTCGCACAGTGA
- the purQ gene encoding phosphoribosylformylglycinamidine synthase subunit PurQ, which produces MKFAVIVFPGSNCDIDMFHAIKDELGEEAEYIWHDETDLSRFDGILLPGGFSYGDYLRSGAIARFANVMKEVVKAAEEGKPVLGVCNGFQILLEAGLLPGAMKRNENLKFMCRPTNLIVQNEKTMFTSAYEKEKVISVPIAHGEGNYYCDELTLERLRENNQIVFTYENNPNGSLEDIAGIVNERGNVLGMMPHPERAVDSLLGSADGLNLFKSIVKNWRESHVTTA; this is translated from the coding sequence GTGAAATTCGCCGTCATCGTTTTTCCGGGATCAAACTGTGATATCGATATGTTCCACGCTATCAAGGATGAGCTTGGGGAAGAAGCAGAGTACATTTGGCATGATGAAACAGATCTAAGCCGTTTTGATGGCATTCTTCTTCCGGGGGGATTTTCATACGGAGACTATCTTCGCTCTGGCGCCATCGCGCGTTTTGCAAATGTCATGAAGGAAGTTGTTAAAGCTGCAGAAGAAGGCAAGCCGGTTCTTGGTGTATGCAACGGGTTTCAGATTTTACTTGAAGCAGGCTTATTGCCGGGTGCGATGAAGCGCAATGAAAACTTGAAATTCATGTGCCGCCCGACAAACCTTATCGTTCAAAATGAGAAAACGATGTTCACTTCTGCCTATGAAAAAGAGAAGGTCATCTCTGTTCCGATCGCGCATGGTGAAGGAAACTACTATTGTGATGAGCTGACCTTAGAAAGATTAAGAGAAAACAATCAAATTGTCTTCACATATGAAAACAATCCAAATGGAAGTTTGGAAGATATCGCAGGAATCGTAAATGAGCGCGGAAATGTTCTTGGAATGATGCCTCATCCTGAACGTGCAGTTGATTCACTGCTTGGAAGCGCGGATGGACTGAACCTATTTAAATCGATCGTGAAAAACTGGAGGGAATCTCATGTCACTACTGCTTGA